A genomic stretch from Bifidobacterium sp. ESL0769 includes:
- a CDS encoding glycoside hydrolase family 30 beta sandwich domain-containing protein: MTAVWIASTPDAKLVETTLALPQNGAVHVAGNNSDTGGLKLTGETFQKIRGFGGCFNELGWQALTKYTDEETAETVFHELFGQDEMNFRFNRAPIGANDFAEEWYSYDETDGDYDMSHFSVEHDDKTLVPYIQRAQKYQPDMQLFSSPWSPPTWMKFPKAYNFGRIVMTPENLTAYAKYFVRYIQEYAKRGIKVTQLHVQNEVFADQKFPSCLWSSHDLKIFIRDYLGPAFEHEGIDTDIFLGTMNGPEDMSWTGGYGMKLNNYNRFIDDILFDEKACGYIKGIGYQWAGQNAIARTHESWPELELEQTESECGAGDNSWAYAEYVFHLMNHYFRNGATAYVYWNMVLTEILSTWGWQQNSLYTVDSKSGKLTRNPEWYVMRHFSKYVKPGAVRLGTTGRFNSMGIAFRNPDGSIVVVVQNALERPLDFSFEDPDDATHTVKANLAPRSFNTFVID; this comes from the coding sequence ATGACTGCAGTATGGATTGCATCGACTCCTGATGCGAAATTGGTGGAGACGACGTTGGCGTTGCCACAAAACGGTGCTGTTCACGTAGCTGGCAACAACAGCGATACCGGCGGGCTGAAACTGACCGGTGAGACATTCCAGAAAATCCGCGGCTTTGGTGGGTGTTTCAATGAGCTCGGCTGGCAGGCGCTCACCAAATATACGGACGAGGAAACTGCCGAAACGGTGTTCCACGAGCTGTTCGGCCAAGACGAAATGAACTTCCGTTTCAACCGCGCTCCGATCGGTGCCAACGATTTCGCCGAAGAGTGGTACAGCTACGACGAAACCGACGGCGACTACGACATGAGCCATTTCAGCGTCGAGCACGATGACAAAACGCTGGTTCCTTATATCCAGCGTGCGCAGAAGTACCAGCCGGATATGCAGCTTTTCTCGAGCCCGTGGAGCCCGCCGACGTGGATGAAGTTCCCGAAGGCCTACAATTTCGGCCGCATCGTGATGACCCCGGAAAATCTCACCGCCTACGCCAAGTATTTCGTGCGTTATATCCAGGAATACGCCAAGCGTGGCATCAAAGTCACCCAGCTGCACGTGCAGAACGAGGTCTTCGCCGACCAGAAATTCCCGAGCTGCCTTTGGTCGAGCCACGACCTCAAGATCTTCATCCGTGACTATCTCGGCCCGGCCTTCGAACACGAGGGCATCGACACCGACATTTTCCTCGGGACGATGAACGGCCCGGAGGACATGTCGTGGACCGGCGGCTACGGGATGAAGCTCAACAACTACAACCGCTTCATCGATGACATTCTCTTCGACGAGAAGGCGTGCGGCTACATCAAGGGCATCGGCTACCAGTGGGCCGGGCAGAACGCCATCGCCCGCACCCACGAATCGTGGCCGGAACTCGAGCTCGAGCAGACCGAGTCTGAGTGCGGCGCCGGCGACAACTCCTGGGCCTACGCGGAATATGTCTTCCACCTGATGAACCATTACTTCCGCAACGGGGCCACCGCTTATGTCTATTGGAACATGGTGCTGACCGAGATCCTGAGTACGTGGGGCTGGCAACAGAACTCGCTCTATACCGTCGATTCCAAGTCCGGCAAGCTCACACGCAACCCGGAGTGGTACGTCATGCGCCACTTCTCGAAGTACGTGAAGCCGGGTGCCGTGCGGCTCGGCACGACCGGGCGCTTCAACTCGATGGGCATCGCCTTCCGCAACCCCGACGGCTCCATCGTCGTGGTGGTGCAGAACGCACTCGAACGTCCGTTGGACTTCAGCTTTGAAGACCCGGACGACGCAACGCATACGGTGAAGGCGAACCTCGCCCCACGTTCGTTCAACACCTTCGTCATCGACTGA
- a CDS encoding MFS transporter, which yields MSDSIVASKAERLAEHNAAIEAAEKDPDLSPETGQKVPKKKLVRFGAGFFMFGLFWMTGLGIVSIVLLPEHYKQVIGVRPDVLIGNVNACTAVASLVANLVFGTFSDRSRSRFGRRTPYILFGGVLGGVMLFLTGTTNNAILLTVYYCLCMVGLNCMIAPVTATISDRIPSGVRGTMSAFFGAGSTIGSPIGSLIGARFVTNLLPGFAVAGVLMFLGGVVAVILIPREESADYLPPAKKGFKDIVLSFRPPKFSTGHDFYKAFVGRLCMLISYQMIGVYQMYIVENYIGQSVKQAANTISVISVITMVVSLLGSIVAGPFSDFIGRRKVPVVVASVCFAIGIAMPWIFPSSMGMYLYAAIAGLGFGVYSSVDQALLVDVLPNKNEAGKDLGILNLATTLGQMCGPLIMARIVVSVGYSLAFPVAIALALIGCVFIMWIKGVK from the coding sequence ATGAGTGATTCCATAGTCGCCAGCAAAGCCGAGCGCCTTGCCGAGCACAATGCTGCGATAGAGGCAGCGGAAAAAGATCCGGATCTGAGCCCTGAGACGGGTCAAAAGGTCCCCAAGAAAAAGCTTGTCCGTTTCGGCGCAGGGTTCTTCATGTTCGGCTTATTCTGGATGACAGGTCTTGGCATCGTCTCCATCGTGCTGCTCCCGGAACATTACAAACAGGTTATCGGCGTACGCCCGGATGTGCTCATAGGCAATGTCAACGCCTGCACCGCTGTGGCGTCGTTGGTTGCCAACCTCGTTTTCGGCACTTTCTCGGACCGCTCACGTTCGCGTTTCGGTCGCCGTACCCCATATATTCTCTTTGGCGGCGTGCTTGGCGGGGTGATGCTCTTCCTGACGGGCACCACCAACAATGCCATTCTCCTTACCGTCTACTACTGCCTGTGCATGGTTGGTCTGAACTGCATGATTGCCCCTGTGACGGCCACTATTTCCGATCGTATTCCTTCGGGTGTGCGCGGCACCATGTCCGCATTCTTCGGTGCCGGTTCAACCATCGGTTCGCCGATCGGCTCCCTGATTGGCGCAAGGTTCGTCACTAATCTGCTACCGGGCTTCGCCGTTGCTGGCGTCCTGATGTTCCTTGGCGGCGTGGTTGCCGTTATCCTGATTCCGCGGGAGGAATCCGCGGATTATCTGCCGCCGGCCAAGAAAGGCTTCAAGGACATCGTACTGTCGTTCCGTCCGCCGAAGTTCTCCACGGGCCACGATTTCTACAAGGCTTTCGTCGGTCGTCTGTGCATGCTCATCAGTTACCAGATGATTGGCGTCTACCAGATGTATATCGTCGAGAATTACATTGGCCAGTCCGTCAAGCAGGCCGCGAACACCATTTCGGTGATTTCTGTGATTACCATGGTCGTCTCACTGCTTGGCTCCATCGTCGCCGGCCCGTTCTCCGACTTCATCGGGCGTCGTAAGGTCCCGGTCGTCGTCGCCTCCGTGTGCTTCGCCATTGGCATCGCGATGCCTTGGATCTTCCCGTCTTCGATGGGTATGTATCTTTACGCAGCCATCGCCGGTTTGGGCTTCGGCGTCTATTCCTCCGTTGACCAGGCATTGCTCGTCGACGTTCTGCCGAACAAAAACGAGGCTGGCAAGGATCTCGGCATCCTGAACCTTGCCACCACTCTGGGCCAGATGTGCGGCCCGCTGATCATGGCACGCATCGTGGTCTCCGTCGGCTATTCGTTGGCGTTCCCGGTAGCCATCGCGCTCGCGTTGATCGGCTGCGTCTTCATCATGTGGATCAAGGGCGTCAAGTAA